One stretch of Podospora pseudoanserina strain CBS 124.78 chromosome 4, whole genome shotgun sequence DNA includes these proteins:
- a CDS encoding hypothetical protein (COG:S; EggNog:ENOG503P39Q), translated as MSDTATEEDEEVHPMRYSQGDLAILSAEVYNPGFSYNTSTKSQVSKKGRPAASNSDTGPRKRAKTQATETENEPEEKKRSRGRPRLDVKDVSPKDRRRTQVRLAQRAYRNRKEEAIQTLEKQVQELKEKNQEMNNAFLRLSDFATSMGFLEQLPELGHQLRLTTERFLSLTKSNTGQEGNSGQQASTSSDGSSSRDRLESAPADPQIPSTVADKPPQQQTQLYGGLMVSHESASQPTSIVSALPHDFGQSMPSTALGYEIVTHPTLTNASFPFQTTPDLTFLDQFTTPGLHSSLPAPRSYAPHEITFGRRLQRFAIEKALVLISMPDPPENRITRVFGFCLLFETPDLIKRRLARQVARNAQDTLHNWQFPFHHLGGAGTHYDVTTGITSQRIGNQGTSDVLKPANTSGFATGPFSPEVNRIRDNALDKNMRIETPGFGGDLLDPDEVEIYLQERGVIIPAGTDFITAEVDPTAFDTPESGKYPFKSAPGAHQEFSSLSSPLTAGRASRPPMPSSNTFGDQSRESGWGNHMTSGGNVKIDSLGSFSQARSYTMGVPSTSHDAELRNLFAFSGGMESNGGFGEGSQHQQSPPRQRVTVDVHQFIKGMVSNATCLGRTPGFRQEHINAAFWLAVQS; from the exons ATGTCTGATACGGCTAccgaggaagacgaagaggtcCACCCAATGCGTTACTCGCAAGGcgacctcgccatcctcagcGCCGAGGTCTACAACCCGGGCTTTTCCTACAACACATCTACCAAGTCACAAGTGTCAAAGAAGGGACGCCCTGCGGCATCAAATTCTGATACCGGTCCGAGGAAACGTGCAAAGACCCAGGCAACCGAGACCGAGAATGAAccagaagaaaagaagcggtCAAGAGGGCGACCGCGCCTGGACGTGAAGGATGTGTCACCCAAAGAC CGCCGAAGAACACAGGTGCGCCTCGCTCAGCGGGCCTATCGCAACCGAAAGGAAGAGGCTATTCAGACTCTCGAAAAGCAAGTccaggagctcaaggagaagaaccAGGAGATGAACAATGCCTTTCTACGGCTGTCCGATTTCGCAACGAGTATGGGCTTCTTGGAGCAGTTACCAGAACTTGGACACCAGCTGCGCCTGACAACCGAGAGATTCCTGTCGCTGACCAAGAGTAATACTGGTCAAGAAGGGAACAGCGGCCAACAAGCTTCTACTTCTAGTGACGGCTCGTCATCCCGGGACAGGTTGGAAAGCGCACCAGCCGACCCCCAGATCCCATCAACAGTCGCCGATaagccaccacaacaacaaacacaaCTGTATGGGGGGCTCATGGTCAGCCATGAATCGGCTAGCCAGCCGACCAGCATTGTGTCCGCTCTCCCCCATGACTTTGGACAGTCCATGCCGTCAACGGCTCTTGGCTACGAAATTGTCACGcacccaaccctcaccaacgcTAGCTTTCCGTTCCAGACAACTCCAGACTTGACCTTCCTAGACCAGTTCACCACACCAGGTCTCCACAGCTCTCTCCCAGCGCCCCGGTCTTACGCCCCTCACGAGATCACATTCGGCCGAAGACTCCAACGATTCGCCATCGAGAAAGCTCTCGTCCTCATCTCCATGCCGGACCCCCCCGAGAACCGGATCACCCGTGTCTTTGGCTTTTGTCTCCTCTTCGAAACACCCGACCTCATCAAGCGCCGTCTCGCCAGACAAGTAGCCCGCAACGCGCAAGACACCCTTCACAACTGGCAGtttcccttccaccacctcggcgGCGCCGGCACACACTACGATGTCACCACGGGAATCACCTCGCAGCGAATCGGCAACCAGGGCACAAGCGATGTTCTCAAACCAGCCAACACATCCGGCTTCGCGACCGGTCCATTCAGCCCAGAAGTGAACCGGATACGAGACAATGCCTTGGACAAAAACATGCGGATAGAAACCCCTGGATTCGGAGGGGACTTGCTCGACCCGGATGAGGTGGAGATTTATCTCCAGGAAAGGGGCGTTATTATTCCTGCCGGGACAGACTTCATCACGGCAGAGGTTGACCCAACAGCATTTGACACCCCAGAGTCGGGGAAGTATCCGTTCAAGAGTGCGCCGGGTGCACACCAGGAGTTTTCGTCACTTTCGAGTCCTTTAACGGCAGGGCGTGCTTCCCGACCGCCGATGCCGAGTAGTAATACCTTTGGAGATCAGTCGCGAGAGTCAGGCTGGGGGAATCACATGACTAGCGGGGGAAACGTCAAGATTGATTCGCTGGGAAGCTTCTCACAGGCCCGTTCATACACAATGGGCGTGCCGTCAACATCTCATGATGCTGAGTTGAGAAATTTGTTTGCTTTTTCGGGGGGTATGGAGAGCaatggtggttttggggaggggtcACAGCACCAACAGTCACCGCCGAGACAGAGGGTAACGGTTGATGTTCATCAGTTTATTAAGG GAATGGTAAGCAATGCCACCTGTTTAGGTCGAACACCTGGGTTCAGGCAGGAGCACATAAATGCAGCGTTTTGGCTGGCAGTGCAGAGTTAG
- a CDS encoding hypothetical protein (COG:S; EggNog:ENOG503P4VB), with amino-acid sequence MPLFFQPARSSRHRIACLALYKALLRTASLVPLPSITDDPSLYIPPAKPTKPTPPPIKTIIRNAFRRNKHDVSPRLITSALKNGYNALTLLSSAADPLSSPYTQIVDFLRENKKRVESLRDRRERLLDLEPSNTPIPGTVPVVVKVSKEGEPPRYIPNPARPLPRPIEQIPNGIRKPPRLDAAGTVPFLRMQKPQSRVIERIVRIKNRNRAVNTIALSELYREDDERRLRAELEDEWDGKMHQLLPLGKAGGSGGYVRELDEVVGWLGRELNREREDMIARAEAFLEIERVEEEQMKKEDRERVERGEVTEEEVFKMRTSWRRNKKGREAGRYYHEEERKKRGLPVSKKRYLEGVRKGRFAEGSDRAPLPEDVVVEDQKK; translated from the exons ATGCCGTTGTTTTTTCAACCCGCCCGCTCGTCGCGGCATAGGATAGCAT GCCTCGCCCTCTACaaagccctcctccgcaccgcctccctcgtccccctcccctccatcactgACGACCCGTCGCTGTACATCCCCCCAGCAAAACCAACCAAGCCCACACCTCCCCCGATAAAGACCATAATCCGCAACGCTTTCAGACGTAACAAGCACGATGTCTCCCCCCGGCTGATCACCTCGGCCCTTAAAAACGGGTACAACGCCCTGACTCTGCTCTCCTCCGCTGCCGACCCTTTGTCTTCCCCGTATACCCAAATTGTGGACTTTCtgagagaaaacaaaaaacggGTGGAATCCCTCCGCGACAGGAGGGAACGTCTCCTTGATCTGGAGCCGAGTAATACGCCGATCCCGGGGACGGTTCCAGTTGTGGTGAAGGTGTCGAAAGAGGGGGAGCCACCTAGATACATCCCCAACCCTGCCCGTCCGTTACCACGACCGATAGAGCAAATTCCAAACGGGATACGGAAACCGCCACGGTTGGACGCCGCGGGGACGGTGCCGTTTCTTAGGATGCAGAAACCGCAATCTAGGGTTATCGAGAGGATTGTGAGGATTAAGAATAGGAACAGGGCTGTTAATACCATTGCGTTGTCTGAGCTTTAccgggaggatgatgagcggaggttgagggctgagttggaggatgagtGGGATGGGAAGATGCACCAGCTGCTTCCGTTGGGGAAGGCGGGCGGGTCGGGGGGGTAtgtgagggagttggatgaggttgttggctggttggggagggagttgaatagggagagggaggatatGATTGCTAGGGCGGAGGCGTTTTTGGAGATTGaacgggtggaggaggagcagatgAAAAAGGAGGATAGGGagcgggtggagaggggggaggtgacggaggaggaggtgttcaagatgaggacgagctggaggaggaataagaaggggagggaggcggggaggtaTTatcatgaggaggagaggaagaagagggggttgccGGTTAGTAAGAAGAGGtatttggagggggtgaggaaggggaggtttgCGGAGGGGAGTGATAGGGCTCCGCTGCCGGAGGATGTGGTAGTAGAAGACCAGAAGAAGTGA
- the MMS2 gene encoding E2 ubiquitin-conjugating protein mms2 (COG:O; EggNog:ENOG503P28S; BUSCO:EOG09264UD3) — MAVAQVPRNFKLLAELEKGEKGMGAGACSYGLEDPEDIFMTHWRGTIWGPPHGHHENRIYELKMECGPNYPKEPPVIHFVSQINLPGVSPTDGKVDPNAVAILRDWTRIATELAKNPRPKEDPLSLEAALIAIRKYMDEHKKLPQPPEGSKYAVYK, encoded by the exons atggcGGTAGCTCAAGTTCCCAGGAACTTTAAGCTCCTCgccgagctggagaagggcgAGAAGGGCATGGGCGCGG GTGCTTGCTCATATGGCCTTGAAGACCCCGAAGATATCTTCATGACCCATTGGAGAGGTACCATCTGGGGCCCTCCTCAT GGACACCACGAGAACCGCATCTACGAACTTAAGATGGAGTGCGGTCCAAACTACCCAAAGGAGCCACCCGTCATCCACTTCGTCAGCCAGATCAACCTGCCCGGTGTCAGCCCAACAGACGGCAAGGTCGACCCCAACGCCGTGGCTATTCTCCGCGACTGGACCCGCATTGCTACCGAGTTGGCCAAGAACCCAAGGCCCAAGGAAGACCCTTTGAGTTTGGAGGCTGCTCTTATTGCGATCAGGAA ATATATGGACGAACATAAGAAGCTTCCCCAGCCCCCTGAGGGCTCCAAGTATGCCGTCTACAAATAG
- the MON2 gene encoding Endocytosis and vacuole integrity protein (EggNog:ENOG503NUAH; BUSCO:EOG092604MJ; COG:S) codes for MTSQLLASELANLIQESKRKHNDLRQAAEKSLEELKSIRAGSEAQISDELTQRPNFVNPFIIACGTKNVKFTGIAIVCLQRLIVSRALPRSRLSQVLEALQQATSAGLDVQLKILQALPSLLSNYAADVKGELLVTALNVCFILQSSKNAIVNNTSAATLQQLVVSVFDKVVAEDKNGQDSQIVGEVPLQDGTTLPLRAAAMDAWRVFNDICLLTEGQRPEYLRFSGLPQTFGLELIESVLTNHAAIFTSHPEQADILRARVMPFIISALRGRPNFATSVRLVRILYTLLRRHLSILPEESGDALEILTHLLDMDTALWKRSLCMEVFRGVFADHALLRRIFGMFDAQEGGKKILRNLTATFVRVSTEKPTAIGLGHQSTIPVANPYGSSAASADQAMLEASGAGIITSSVGSDGHNTGISSQWSTMRVPCIDQLDKTDPPGIPESYIYSLTLACITSLSEGLAKFILPLTVPSDGRKKRGTKTDIGRDSPAPSTDEKLDPGDKSSLERSSSFKRNPVPVNPLTLENHPLYSEVKICAAFIDECWPAILATCSTFLYAALDSEYYHGLVRSFQKFTHVAGLLQLTTPRDAFLTTLGKAAVPPNVLTACLNAGAPRNPVTPSEPTNGIFGNARGLLSVESLVSPTVEKQRQVSVDPSAGTLNTRNMLCLRALLNLGIALGPTLSASWNIILETLQQADFVLFCSGKAAGRTPLAAKGPDHQAEQEASTLLTNFSTEIRAVETAASRLFESTIDFPNPAFVEVVGAVCSLLEKHGEAPSAPGSRPQSPPSGGGLKTPSVPHKRQLSVSTPALTGPNQEDQFALAKLGDLASINIERLLIYDPEVSGWAPLISELITALSSTLNTAPVRARAAETLVRILLEAAAAVSSQPEEPRGDIQQRLLEAFRDSLLPLQTPNREVSVTSYVVDVDIHKIILEGLKSLLENCGESLVRGWEITFQIIDTIFVDKTFTPEKQEADKRSVLLTRSVKLIRPSFASLQLICSDFLPSLPNACFLNLVDTLYKFCTQDDELNVALTTVTFFWAISDFLSGKGRSMSITEDMIGESGDEALTKLAADSSHNGSGAALWMLLLLRLTSVATDQRLELRNSAIQTLMRIMSAYGDSLSPEAWSICMKSVIFRLMASIEKELQVLSGVSAKDKSQEEWKDTAIVVVQGVSSLFASYLTVLTAHNSFIKIWEDLLDHFRILLDLNVLDINAATYSAVRDILHRCAEQDRPRVGKESLDLAWDLWSRGIPVPKDGKDDKSSDNQKCLLVWVEALLELYGLIQKDFSVERVRRMLTLLRNAMQHATPGAYASDVEYVTPLQGKILEVFRMVRTDLSGVPSAMITQVAEFVSLAFAQEDAAKAAAEKRTYVAMSKESMSILQALIIKNSSGRDIYETEAFATAMSALAKPVVLKYSFKTITRSNQPWKEATKTSLAVLEACLPYIRTADLPRPIIQHIWETIISIANGIISADYPDAPPGTDILADQTFDISSFRKLRELIIPALGAEVILDATRKSYAEGLFRTSIIHAPAPAEASIIYGNSNEGLTTLYRSRPGRTIDPPPTKRTLMAEVCLDELFSLVEQHDETSPPEISTEPPTFPSSDTASPETSHDLSVRLSQTVSPYLILRCALSIRAYIADQPLRGRMPQPLSQRKELGRILRALVDLKSEPDAIPDTPNVDSETRKHLLRLYPLLVSAIQVAGTAGDEKVLKLVREALDVVGGELGV; via the exons ATGACATCCCAGCTATTGGCGTCAGAGCTCGCCAATCTCATCCAGGAGAGCAAGCGCAAACACAATGACTTGCGCCAG GCCGCCGAAAAATCACTTGAAGAACTCAAGAGTATAAGAGCTGGCTCTGAAGCTCAAATATCGGATG AACTCACTCAACGGCCAAACTTTGTCAACCCCTTCATCATTGCTTGCGGGACCAAAAACGTCAAGTTCACCGGCATTGCGATCGTTTGTTTACAGCGCCTCATCGTTTCAAGAGCCTTACCAAGATCTAGATTGAGCCAGGTGCTGGAAGCCTTGCAACAGGCCACGTCAGCCGGCCTCGACGTCCAACTCAAGATTCTCCAGGCCCTGCCCTCATTATTATCCAATTATGCCGCCGATGTGAAGGGGGAACTTCTCGTCACGGCACTTAATGTTTGCTTTATCCTACAGTCGAGCAAGAATGCCATTGTCAACAACACATCTGCAGCCACCCTGCAACAGCTGGTCGTTTCCGTCTTTGACAAGGTAGTAGCCGAGGATA AAAACGGTCAGGACTCACAAATTGTGGGCGAGGTGCCGCTTCAAGATGGCACGACCCTTCCTCTTCGCGCTGCGGCCATGGATGCCTGGAGG GTGTTTAATGATATCTGTCTCCTAACCGAAGGCCAGCGACCCGAGTACCTTCGCTTCTCTGGCCTGCCACAGACCTTCGGTCTGGAGCTGATTGAGTCTGTGCTCACCAACCAtgccgccatcttcacctcaCATCCAGAACAGGCCGATATCTTACGAGCCCGAGTGATGCCCTTTATCATCAGCGCACTTCGGGGCCGACCAAATTTCGCTACCAGCGTGCGTCTTGTGAGAATATTATACACCCTGCTACGTCGGCATCTGTCCATCCTCCCAGAAGAGAGTGGTGACGCCCTTGAAATTTTGACCCATCTCTTGGACATGGACACAGCGCTGTGGAAGCGATCACTGTGCATGGAGGTATTCAGAGGTGTCTTTGCCGACCACGCTCTTCTGAGGCGTATCTTTGGCATGTTTGATGCCCAAGAGGGAGGCAAGAAGATTCTGAGGAACCTAACAGCCACGTTCGTGCGTGTGAGCACAGAGAAGCCCACTGCTATTGGACTCGGACACCAGTCGACCATCCCAGTTGCCAACCCCTATGGCAGCTCAGCTGCTTCAGCCGATCAAGCAATGTTGGAAGCTAGTGGCGCTGGCATCATTACAAGCTCGGTAGGTTCCGATGGCCACAACACTGGTATCAGTAGTCAGTGGAGCACCATGCGGGTTCCATGCATCGACCAGCTCGACAAGACGGACCCCCCAGGCATTCCGGAGTCGTACATTTACAGCCTGACACTGGCATGTATCACCTCACTATCCGAAGGCCTTGCCAAGTTCATCCTCCCGCTCACTGTCCCCAGCGACGGGAGGAAGAAACGAGGCACCAAAACAGACATAGGCCGAGACTCCCCTGCGCCGTCAACTGACGAAAAGCTCGACCCAGGAGATAAGAGCTCGCTGGAGCGGTCTTCTTCGTTCAAGCGCAACCCTGTTCCGGTCAACCCCCTTACGCTGGAGAACCACCCACTCTATTCCGAAGTCAAGATATGTGCCGCCTTTATTGACGAGTGTTGGCCAGCCATTCTTGCAACATGCTCGACCTTCCTGTATGCCGCGCTTGACTCGGAGTACTACCATGGTCTTGTCCGGTCATTTCAAAAGTTTACACATGTGGCTGGCCTCCTGCAGCTCACTACCCCACGGGATGCCTTTCTTACCACACTGGGCAAGGCAGCTGTGCCACCGAATGTTCTCACAGCATGCCTTAATGCTGGCGCCCCTCGGAACCCAGTCACCCCTTCTGAGCCTACCAACGGCATCTTCGGCAATGCACGTGGCCTTCTTAGTGTCGAGAGTCTCGTGTCGCCGACTGTGGAGAAGCAGCGACAGGTTTCTGTTGATCCTAGTGCCGGCACGCTAAACACACGGAACATGCTATGTTTGAGAGCATTGCTAAATCTCGGGATAGCACTTGGTCCAACACTTTCGGCATCTTGGAACATCATCCTAGAAACACTCCAGCAAGCCGACTTTGTATTGTTTTGCTCCGGTAAGGCTGCAGGCAGAACACCTCTGGCGGCCAAGGGTCCTGATCACCAAGCCGAGCAAGAGGCTAGCACTCTCCTTACCAATTTCAGCACTGAAATCCGTGCGGTTGAAACGGCCGCCTCACGGTTGTTTGAGAGTACCATCGATTTCCCCAATCCCGCCTTCGTCGAGGTGGTCGGGGCTGTCTGCAGCCTGTTGGAAAAGCATGGTGAAGCCCCCTCGGCACCAGGGAGCAGGCCGCAATCACCGCCATCTGGCGGAGGACTCAAAACACCATCGGTCCCGCACAAGCGCCAACTAAGTGTTTCAACTCCGGCCCTGACTGGCCCCAATCAAGAGGATCAATTTGCCCTGGCTAAGCTGGGTGATCTCGCCTCTATCAATATTGAGAGGCTACTTATATACGATCCTGAAGTCTCCGGCTGGGCACCACTGATCTCTGAGCTCATCACTGCGTTGAGTTCAACCTTGAACACAGCACCAGTCAGAGCACGGGCAGCAGAGACGCTGGTTCGGATTCTGTTGgaagctgccgctgccgtgtCATCTCAGCCCGAAGAGCCCCGTGGGGACATACAGCAACGACTGCTGGAGGCATTCCGtgactccctcctccctctgcaaACCCCTAACCGAGAAGTGTCTGTCACCAGTTATGTCGTCGACGTGGACATTCACAAGATCATCCTCGAAGGTCTCAAGAGCCTTCTCGAAAACTGCGGAGAGTCCTTGGTTCGGGGCTGGGAAATCACGTTCCAGATTATCGATACCATCTTCGTTGACAAAACGTTTACCCccgagaagcaggaggcTGACAAGCGGTCCGTCCTTCTCACCCGCTCTGTCAAACTGATTCGTCCCTCTTTTGCCTCGTTGCAGTTGATCTGCTCGGACTTTCTGCCTTCTCTCCCTAATGCCTGCTTTCTTAACCTCGTCGATACCCTGTACAAATTCTGCACTCAGGATGATGAACTTAATGTGGCCTTGACG ACTGTGACTTTTTTCTGGGCCATCTCGGACTTTCTTTCTGGTAAAGGCAGATCCATGTCCATCACCGAAGACATGATTGGGGAGTCTGGCGACGAAGCACTCACCAAGCTGGCAGCAGACTCCTCCCACAACGGATCAGGGGCAGCCTTGTGGATGTTGCTTCTCCTGCGACTCACCTCCGTTGCGACAGATCAGAGACTGGAGCTGCGAAACAGCGCCATCCAGACTCTTATGCGCATCATGTCGGCTTACGGCGATAGTCTAAGCCCGGAAGCCTGGTCCATCTGCATGAAGTCTGTCATCTTCCGGCTCATGGCTTCAATAGAAAAAGAGCTCCAGGTTCTTTCTGGAGTCTCAGCAAAAGACAAGAGTCAAGAGGAGTGGAAAGACACGGCCATTGTGGTTGTGCAGGGTGTTTCAAGCCTGTTCGCCTCATATCTCACTGTATTGACGGCTCACAACAGTTTCATCAAGATTTGGGAAGACCTTTTGGATCATTTCCGGATCCTGCTGGATCTGAACGTGTTGGACATCAACGCTGCCACATACAGTGCCGTCCGGGACATTCTTCACAGGTGCGCAGAGCAAGACAGACCTCGCGTGGGCAAAGAAAGCCTCGACCTTGCCTGGGATCTATGGTCTCGAGGAATTCCAGTTCCCAAAGATGGCAAGGACGACAAATCTTCGGACAACCAGAAATGCCTGTTGGTGTGGGTAGAGGCATTGCTGGAGCTTTACGGCCTCATCCAGAAAGACTTTAGTGTCGAAAGAGTCCGCCGCATGCTCACTCTGCTCCGCAATGCCATGCAACATGCCACCCCAGGAGCCTACGCCAGCGACGTCGAGTATGTCACCCCATTGCAGGGCAAGATTCTGGAAGTGTTCCGCATGGTTCGCACGGACCTGAGCGGCGTCCCGTCTGCTATGATCACCCAGGTTGCCGAGTTTGTGTCTCTGGCATTTGCCCAGGAAGACGCTGccaaggcggcggcagagaaGCGCACATATGTCGCCATGTCTAAGGAAAGCATGTCTATCCTACAGGCACTCATCATCAAGAACTCTTCTGGACGGGATATCTACGAGACCGAGGCCTTCGCCACTGCCATGTCTGCGCTGGCGAAGCCCGTGGTCCTAAAGTATTCGTTCAAAACCATCACTAGATCCAACCAACCATGGAAGGAGGCTACCAAAACCTCACTTGCAGTTCTGGAAGCTTGCCTTCCATACATCCGCACTGCTGacctccctcgccccatCATACAACACATCTGGGagaccatcatctccatcgcCAACGGCATCATCAGCGCCGACTACCCCGACGCCCCTCCCGGCACCGACATCCTCGCCGACCAAACCTTTGACATTTCCTCCTTCCGCAAACTCCGCgagctcatcatccccgcccTCGGCGCAGAAGTCATCCTCGACGCCACACGCAAGTCCTACGCGGAAGGTCTCTTCAGGACATCCATCATCCACGCCCCCGCTCCCGCCGAGGCCTCCATCATCTacggcaacagcaacgaAGGCCTGACCACGCTCTACAGGTCCCGCCCAGGCCGCACCATTGACCCCCCACCAACGAAACGGACCCTCATGGCGGAGGTTTGTTTGGATGAGTTGTTCTCCCTAGTGGAACAACACGACGAAACTTCCCCGCCAGAGATCAGCACCGAACCCCCCACCTTTCCATCTTCTGACACCGCCTCACCGGAAACATCCCACGATTTATCCGTCCGACTCTCCCAGACCGTCTCGCCCTATCTCATCTTGAGGTGCGCGCTAAGCATAAGGGCTTACATAGCCGACCAGCCCCTCCGGGGGCGCATGCCGCAGCCCCTGTCGCAGAGAAAGGAACTTGGTCGTATCCTCCGGGCGTTGGTCGACCTCAAGTCTGAGCCGGACGCGATTCCCGACACCCCCAACGTGGACTCGGAGACGAGGAAACATTTGCTGAGGTTGTACCCCCTTTTGGTGAGCGCCATTCAAGTTGCCGGTACGGCAGGTGATGAAAAGGTTTTGAAGCTAGTCAGAGAGGCGCtggatgttgttggtggagagcTGGGTGTCTaa
- the SLP2 gene encoding Synaptotagmin-like protein 2 (EggNog:ENOG503NX7K; MEROPS:MER0192051; COG:C), with translation MSLTLARRALAAPTVPRALPLIARQALVHSSSPVLSSQHQSRPLSASPRNALRNTSPSRLPVSSGLGGGFPPTYFQQRASLPMNTIIRFVPQQTAWIVERMGKFNRILQPGLAILIPFIDRIAYVKSLKEVAIEIPSQSAITADNVTLELDGVLYTRVFDAYKASYGVEDAEYAISQLAQTTMRSEIGQLTLDHVLKERAALNINITAAINEAAQAWGVTCLRYEIRDIHAPKPVVEAMHRQVTAERSKRAEILDSEGQRQSAINIAEGQKQSAILASEALKAEKINRAMGEAEAILLRAKATAAGIEAVAKAIQDGQGAAQNAVSLSVAEKYVDAFGKLAKEGTAVVVPGNVGDLGGMIATAMGVYGKVSEGQQKGLEAAQARKLLQEQQEVKA, from the exons ATGTCACTCACACTAGCACGCCGTGCCCTCGCGGCCCCAACAGTCCCACGAGCTCTCCCCCTCATCGCTCGCCAAGCGCTCGTAcactcctcatcaccagttCTCAGCTCCCAGCACCAGTCCCGACCACTCTCGGCAAGCCCCCGAAATGCCCTCCGAAACACATCTCCAAGCCGCCTCCCAGTGAGCagcggcctcggcggcggctttcCCCCAACATACTTCCAGCAGCGAGCTTCCCTCCCAATGAACACAATCATCCGCTTCGTCCCCCAGCAAACCGCCTGGATCGTCGAGCGCATGGGCAAGTTCAATAGAATCCTTCAACCCGGCCTGGCAATCCTGATACCGTTTATCGACCGGATCGCCTACGTCAAGTCCCTCAAGGAAGTCGCCATCGAGATCCCCTCCCAATCCGCCATCACAGCCGACAATGTCACCCTCGAGCTCGACGGTGTCTTGTACACCAGAGTCTTTGACGCATACAAGGCCAG cTATGGAGTAGAAGACGCCGAGTACGCGATCTCCCAACTAGCCCAAACAACAATGCGTTCCGAAATCGGCCAGCTCACCCTCGACCACGTCCTCAAGGAGCGCGCCgccctcaacatcaacatcacggCCGCCATTAACGAGGCTGCCCAAGCCTGGGGCGTCACCTGCCTCCGCTACGAAATCCGCGACATCCACGCCCCTAAGCCCGTCGTGGAAGCCATGCACCGCCAGGTGACCGCCGAGCGTTCCAAGCGCGCCGAAATTCTTGATTCCGAAGGTCAGAGGCAATCGGCTATCAACATTGCCGAGGGTCAGAAACAATCTGCTATTCTTGCGTCGGAGGCTCTCAAGGCGGAGAAGATCAACAGGGCTATGGGTGAGGCTGAGGCGATCTTGCTGAGGGCAAAGGCCACGGCCGCAGGGATTGAGGCGGTGGCCAAGGCGATTCAGGACGGACAAGGGGCGGCGCAGAATGCGGTTAGTTTGAGTGTGGCGGAGAAGTATGTGGATGCGTTTGGGAAGCTGGCCAAGGAGGGGaccgcggtggtggtgccggggaatgtgggggatttggggggcATGATTGCTACTGCCATGGGGGTGTATGGGAAGGTTAGTGAGGGGCAGcagaaggggttggaggcggcgcaggcgaggaagttgttgcaggagcagcaggaggttAAGGCCTAG